The stretch of DNA TTCTTATTCAAGCCATTTTCCTtgtttcaaaaaaataaaaataataaaatcTTAGCCTCAGACCAAACGACCCCTGCCTGCGTTCATTCTGACTTAACTTTCTTCGTAAAATCTGTAGCAGGTGCAGTATGAAAGAGACAACAGTTACTAGTCGGCAGTACATTAGTCCCTTCTTTCCAGCACTGAAGACACCGTGTGCACATGCATATATGTGTCACTCAGACGCGGATGAACCGTGTACAATAATAATTTTTAATTATCATACTTGTAGGTAGCACAGAGCCATCAGTTGGACAAAATCTGCCTGTCCCAATCAATCTTATTTTTTATTATCATCGACGATTAATAAATAATGAAAACAATACTGCTGTCTGTCTGTCTGTCGCTACTCTAAAAAATTGACGGAGTAATAATTCGCCCGCCCGGCAACGCGTCCACCCAAACGAAACAGGTGGAGGCGGAGCGGCGAAGCCTTCCAACAAAACCGATCTTTCTCCTTTCCCGTGACAACGGCGCGCACACACCAATCCCAAAGCAAAGCCAAGCAAACCAGACCAACACACGGCGCAAAATCTtccgacctcctcctcctcctcagcaCCCGCTCCCCCCTTACCCCCCGCCCCGCGCGTAGCCCCGCCCTCCGCCCCAGATCCGCGGCCATGGCGTCGCGCAGGCGAATGCTCCTCAAGGTCATCATCCTCGGCGACAGCGGGTGCGTGCGCGGCAATCACTCACGCCTTCCACCCCACTTTTGTTTTGGATTTCCTTTCGGGTGTGATGTTTCGCTGTTGTCTGATCACCCTTGCCTGCGCTTTTGTTTTTGTTCGTCGTCAGGGTCGGGAAGACGTCGCTGATGAACCAGTAAGGCCGAACGGCAATCTCTCCCTGTCCGATTCGTCTGATTCGGGTTATTTCTGTGCGGGGGGTTTGAACGATTTGGGTGGTTGGTTCCTGTGCAGGTACGTCAACAACAAGTTCAGCAACCAGTACAAGGCCACCATCGGCGCCGATTTCCTCACCAAGGAGGTCAAGATCGACGACCGCCTCTTCACTCTACAGGTTCTTCATTCAATCTACTACTGACGTGCTTGGTGCTAGTTTTATTGTTGGGCAATTAGCTCTGGGTGTATTAGAACACTAACAGATTCTATGCTGTTAGAGATGTGAGTATGTGACACTTGCGTGAAACCGAAAAGTTCCCATTCTCTGGTTAGTGTTCTGAATTCTTGAGTAGGTCCGATGATGATCAAGTTTAGTGGTAGTACTACTAAACTAGGACCCTTGTACTCTGCAGTTTGTTTATGACAGGTTGAGAAGGTTGGTTCCTGAGTTATTCAGGTCAACATAAGCGACATTTTTGGTTTATTATAGAGTTATGTACTTTTGCAAACGTTCTGCTGGTGGGTGATTATCGGATAGGTTAATGCAATTACAGATGGTTGGATTGTTTTTAGGGTAGATTTACCTTACCCAATTCGAAAGAATATACTTTTGCAAACGTTCTGCTGGTAGGTGCTTATCGGATAGGTTAATGCGATTACAGATGGTTGGATTGTTTTTAGGGTAGATTTACCTTACCCAATCGAAAGGCACATTATGTCATAAGAAATTACATCAGTTCAGCTCTAGTTCAGTTGTCCACTTGGTTTGCACTGCCTCTATATTACAATTTCTCAAGGATTAGAGGACTGAGACCGTAGTTCAGAGGGAAAAATAGTAATTAGAAACAATGCAGGGGAATTGCATGTCTGTGCATTAAGACAGAGAGAAAGCTGTCTTACACCTTCCAGTGGCCCAACACTATGTGCATgaacaaagaaaaataaaatctgGCCAAGTCCAGAGGAAACATGACTTTTGCTAAGTTATGGCTTCACTAATGTGAGTTACTATTAAAAAGCTATGCAATATTACTTATATTGTAGCCATCGGTCCTATCCTTTTTTATCTTACTCTGGGGTCTCTTTCTGTTACTCTGTTACATATAGTATAATTGATGCGTCCCAATACTGCAGTACTCTGATTGTCATAAATTGATTAACACATAGGTACCATTACTCGAACTTTATGGACCATGTACCGACTTGCTTGCTTTGGTTAAGACTAAGAAATTTCCAGATTTTTATGACTGGGAATGAACTACTTTGTTGAGCTGTTATCCGCTGGCACTCAACTTTCTTAAATCTGGACTAGAGTATTGAACGTTCAGAGACCCTGCCATCTTTTCTATTTAACAGGACAGCAATGAAACAGCCTGTTCAGCTGCGTTCTCTATGGCCCATCTCTCATTCATCATATTTAAATCAAGGATATGACCATATGGGATAGCCAAACAATTCATTTATACCTATACCTGAGGTTCAGACATTTGTCTTTTTATCCCCGCCGGGTAGTTTATTTGAATAAGCATAAACAAATGATTTTTTTTTTGGAGTCCACTGTCTTTTTAGTTATACAATAGCAAACTTTGTATTTGGTATGCTGCTTGATTTGATTCTAGCTATTTTACTTGATTTACAAATTTTCCGATGGCTGTGATTACTTGATAACATTAGATACTTTTTTACAATAGCAAACTTTGTATTTGGTATGCTGCTTGATTTGATTTTAGCTATTTTACTTGATTTACAAATATTCTGATGGCTGTGATTACTAGTTGATAACATTAGATACTTTTCTAAGATGAAATGAACTGAAGTATGAACAACATTCTTAAATAATCTTGACTGCAAGTGAAAATAATTGTACTCTCTTTAAAAAAGATGGAAACAAATACGAAGAACATTCTGTTACGTTTTCGTTAATATCGGTCCAATGATTTTATTACCTAAATTATGTATTTTGCACAATTCAGTGAAGTAACTCTGTGTGCATTCACCGGACGCTTAATATGGTTGATGTTATTTTGCTAGTGCAAATGGCCTAGCTGCTTATAGTTTTTTTTTCTGTTCTGCTTTTGCGTGTATTTTGTTTTTGGTTGCTGTGAAGCCTTCATTTTTGTTGTGCTTGCTGCTGTGTGTCTTTCTTCTTCTATTGCAAAGAAGCGTGGATTGCGTGCGTTATTGGGACAAAAAAAGCGAACTAACCCCAAATCTTCACTGCCCTAGCTAGTTAATCATTACGTATATCTATAGCCTGAATATTTTTATGAGAACACTAGAATGTACATCTGTCTACTTTGTTCCTTGTGAAACAATAGTTCCACTCTCATTTAATCTTACCACATTTTTGTTTTTCCTGGAACCTAGATATGGGACACGGCTGGACAGGAACGTTTTCAGAGTCTCGGTGTGGCGTTTTACCGGGGAGCTGACTGTTGTGTTCTTGTATATGATGTCAATGTTACCAAGTCGTTTGAAAAACTCAACAACTGGCGTGAGGAATTTCTAATTCAAGTAAGTAGCTTGCTTAGTTGCCGGTCGATCAAATGTACTGCAATATGTATGGTATATTGAAAGTTTGGCCCGTCATTCCTGTTGCAGGCTAGCCCATCAGATCCAGAGAATTTCCCTTTTGTTTTACTTGGAAACAAGATTGATGTTGATGGTGGTAACAGCAGGACTGTGAGTATTCTTCGCAACAAAGTGCCTATTTTTCTTGCTTTCACTTGATATATATACTTTATGATATTTTTGAGACCACTTGTCTTTCAGGTTTCTGAGAAAAAGGCTAAAGCTTGGTGTGCTTCCAAGGGAAACATCCCTTATTTTGAGACGTCTGCTAAAGAAGGCTTCAATGTGGAAGCAGCTTTCGAGTGTATAGCAAGGAATGCTATCAAGAATGAACCTGAAGAAGATATGTAAGTTTACTTCTTGCAGTAGATGCGTTGTTTATACAAAGGGATAATTCTTACTCGATTATTTTCCTTGGAGGGGAGGGCATTTCAAAATAGCAACACGGAGATGCACTAACAGTATGTTAGCAGCTATATTGACGTTTTGCTAAATTCTTGTAGATATCTCCCTGATACAATCGACATGGGCGGTGCTGGAAGGCAACAACGCTCGTCAGGCTGTGAATGCTAGAAGATAAGGATCCCCCTCAGTTGTGCTCGCTCTTCCCGAGTTTGATATATATATTTAGTTTGAAAGCTGCTATCTTGTATCGGTTGCTACATATGGTTGTCTAGTATTCGCTCCCTTCTAGCGAGATGGGAGAAATTTCATTCATAACTTCTGATTCTTTGTATGAGCGTTAGATGGTATAGAGTTGGCATTCTTTTTAGTTTTTGCGAGGTTTTGGTTGTCGTGGTGCGTACATATCCCAGAAAGATCAAATATATATATTTATGAAGATTGTAAATGGACAGGAGAACGGCCCAATATTCGTGCTTTCCTCTTCTAACCATTTTGATGGTAGATCCAGATCTACATCTATATGGTTCATCTTTTACCCATCTATTTTCATTTCCATTCCTCTCTTCCATGGTATATATAGATCAGCCACTACGATTTTCATTTCCGTGTATTCATGCTGTTGTTTGCTGCAATGATGTGACACAAGATTGGACTTTGCAGATTCCACTCTTATGTCATGTGTAGGTCCCTAATGGTGTTCATTTATCAAATTTATGGAAGGACCATGCTCACTTTCAATGATTGCTACAGTTTGTCTTGATTTCTGTTGTTGACATCTCCAGCGAGAACATAGTCGACTACACGCTGTGCCATTTGAACTATTGGATTCGCCTTTCCTGTCAGCGCCATGCATGTGCCCAAATGCAAAACGAACTCATTTTCATTTCCTACTACAGAGCAGCAACATCTGGTCTATACTGCGTGCGGTGCTCGTGAACTTCTGAAAGTTGTGGCCATGCTGAGAGCTCCCAAAAATAAACTGCCAAATCTACAGTTTGTCCGCATCGATCAGAATTAGAAACCACAAACCAAAAGTTGTGGTAGCCGTTGCACCGTTGAAATGCATTCCAAACTGGAGCGGTTTAGTTTAGTTTCAGAAGTTAGGAGGGGGAAAAACAAATCGGAGATTGCATTAGCAGGTTTCAACCAGTGTCAGATTTTGGAAAGCCTCAGTTTGTGCAATTTTAAGCCGACAGGTATGGGCAACTTCTAGTCACCAGTGTCGAGAAATTTCCATGTTTCGAGAGGTTTCTGTAAGTGGGACGGGGTTTTGAGGGACAAGGACAACCATCGAAAGAAAACAACGCGAGAATGCCATTTATTGAAGTGGCGCATCTTGGTTTTGAGGAAATCATGCAAACTGCCATGGTCTACAAGCAGTGACGGAGCTAGATAAGAAATGCTGGAGGGGCAAAAGGCAACCCTAGCAATCTCTGAGGGGGCCATACACTATTTTTTTTTCTAATTAAGCACCTCTTAATAAAATTTCTTCAGATATTTTGTCAAAGTTGGGGAACGCTGCTGCAGGAGCACATGTAGCTCCGACAGTGTCTACAAGTCCGGTACTAGGTGTAGGTTGGGGAACGATGCCTCGGCGCTCTTCTGGACGGACTAGTGGTTGAGCAAGGGGAGGCTAGAAGACATCGTGcacaacctcttcgcttttgttAAGAAGAAGGCCATCCGAAAGCGCATTGTGTGCAAGGTATTGAACGAAAGGTGGTGGGCGGATGTGACGCCTAATATGTACGAGAGGTGCTCAGTGAATTCATTTGGCTGGTGGATCAGCTTGACCGAGGTGTAGCTTCTTCAGGGCGTTATGGACGCTCTAGTCTGAGCATAGGAGAGCGACGCCCACTTCTCTACTCTCTCTCCGCTTACCGGGCACCCTTTGCTTGTCGGGTGGAGAACACTGGCATGGTTCAGATTTGGCGTTCCCAAGCACTCCTCGTGCATGATGTTCTCACGGCTTGTGATGAGAAACCGGTGTTGGACGGTTGATAGATTAGAATGGCGAGGCCTGGCTCATCTGGCGGAATGCCCTTTTTGTGAACATGCACCGGACACAAGTCCATCACATGCTTTGAATGCGTGCTTGCAAGATAGGTGTGGGCGGACATTCTTGGCCACAGGGGAAGGCCTCAATGGATACCCAACCATGGTTCTGAGCTAGTGACCGGTGTACTTTGATTGATTCGGGTCAGAGGCACTCGACAGATACTTGGATAGTCATGGTCCTTGTGGCGTGGACGGTATGGAAGCACCGCTATGACGTTGTCTTGAATGGGGCATCTCACTAGGTTAGCAAGGTTCTCATTTAAAGTGACTGAGGAAAAGCTAAGCCAGAGGATAGGAAGCTCCTCTGCACGGATGGATTCCTACCATCTAGGGTGGATAGTTTGTGGAATAGCGAGTAGCCTGTTTGTAGGGAGGCTGACCCTTGGGGTTGTGGGTGTGGCTTCGCTCAAATGTTGTCATGGCGCGCCAACATTTTAGTGGGTGTTTTGGTGAACGATGATCGGAGTCAAGGAAGAAGTTGTATCCTTGTTGTTAGGCAGTACCATCCAAATGCCGCCTAGATGTGGCCGTGGTGACGTGCCTCATCTGCACGATGTGTCGAAATCGAAATCGAAAGCTATGGGTCCAAGACATGCAATATGTATTGGAGTTGTGTTGAATATAGTATACGAGGTAGATTATAAttggacttgtagttgtattgtgtttagatacgatatggagtcgtgtcctacTAGGACATTTGTATTCTAGGTCTATCATATATAATGGGGCTAGACACACattgtaacctatgccaacataatagcacagaaacgcaggggaagccggcggcattTGCTGGCGTCCAGGGTGACCGCGTGCGGCATTGTAgtggtgtcatggggaggagcgtccatagtcaggccccggggatgtagccatattgatgaacctcgttaacaaatctcgatGTCATGCTCGTGTAATTGCTTGATCCTTGGATGATCAGTAGTATGCCTTgaatttattctaacaagtgatATCATTGCTAGGCTGTTTTAAAGATCGTGGAAAGTTGATCTAGAGGAAGAAGATGCATCAAAATAAATCTGCGGGAAGCGATCGAGATGAATATCATCAGCGAGTTACCGTCGAGGCAAGAGGTCGTGCTGTGATATTCGAGCAGTAATCTGAACGAGATACGGATATTTTTTTGTTTAGCATCAATACAGACATAAacgctcatatatacgcgcatacactcatccctatgaacgcatacacgcacaccctacccctatgagcacctctgagagactgagccggcatatcatcttgagatttacgaagtcaccgtagacgcctcgtcgtcgacggaaACGTCTCCTTCCACTGAAAGCACATCGCCGGTAATCCTGAAATAAATACAGAAATAATGCAAGCATCAGAATTTAAACCCTGGtggttggggataccactgtccacctaaatATCTCAACCACATGTTGATTCGCAACGAGATACGGATATGAGGCGAAAGCATCGACAGCGGCAGACGTGCGGCGATTGATCATGTTGATCCATCGGGCGAACGTACAGGCGGCGCGGCTGAAGCCAAGGCAAGCGACGCGCGGTGTGGGCTGGCCCGGCGGGGCTAGCTGGTGCGTGTGGCAACGTCGACACTAGAGATTTGTTTAGACCAAAAAAGGGAGACCGAGTCTGAGAAAAGCAATTCTCCCATGCACGGGATGTCCGGCGCATGGGAGAGCAGTTGATTTAATTTAGAGATTCGATGTCATGCAATGCATTGACAGCATGATACCGCTGGTAGTTGGTTACATCTTTCTCTGGCCACATGGCAGCACTCTGTTATGTTCTGGCTAGGTTCCACCCCCAtacttttttattttatttccaaGTTAAAATTTAGGACCTGTTGGCATATTTGCATTTATGACAACGAGAACTTTGATACGAGATCACTTTTGAATATATTTCAACAATTCTGAAATTCAAGCTCTGAAACATGGTGAAACAGTGTAAAATTAATAAGAATCACACAATGTAATATAATATGTAAAAAAATGTAATATAATACGCAACAGAACACGGTGAGCCATAATGAAACTGTAAGATTTTCTTTACGAAATAGAAAGAAATATTTTTAATTTTTTCGCATGGAATTAGAAAATTTATACCAAGCAAGTTTGAAGCATGATGATTTAGTTGTCTATTCTAAAAATATATTCAATATTAGTCTTGTTTTTTAAAATCTTGTCAAAAAATACAATTGTGCTAACATAGTGTAAATAAAACTTTTACTTCAACATACATTAGGTGTCTATTTATTTGGATGAAACTTAGTGTGTATACAAAACTGTAATGATGTTAGTGGTCCCACACAATAATAAATGAGGGATGCATGCACCGGAGGTCCCGTGCATGGTAGAAAATCCTCTCTCGACCGAGTCTTCACGTGACACGGATATAGGAAGGCAGATCAATCGGCAGGTGAAAAAAAGTCCATCCAGCGATACACGTCTGTTGGAAAGCAAGGAGCTTTGGCAGCCAAGTAGTACTTCGTTTGCATCAGCTGTTGAGCCAGGGAGCTACACATATGAAGACCAGAAGGTTGTTTTTGGTTGCAATTTGCTATTAGTACAGATTTGCTGTGTACTTGGGCATCACGTGAGAGAAAAGCTCGAATAATTTTTCACGGCGTCAGTCATATAAAGAATCATGACATCATCGGGCATCAGGTTTGAGGTGGAGAAGTTCAACGAAACTGAAAACCTTGGGTTATGACAGATATGGGTGAAAAATTTGTTGACACAATAGGGATGTTTGAAGGCGTTGCGGAAAGTCATGTCAGCGGTGATGGAATTATCATGTGATGGATGAAAATTCACGAAAGACGATTTGGGAGCCTCGAGCGTGTCATGCAGCCAGACTAGTTCTGCTAGGTTGGGCTGAACAGTCTGACGGATCGACGCAAGTCGGTTGGCACAGAAGACGGTGGTGGAATTAGTGAAGACGACGTAGGAGCGTGATCTAatggtgaccgacttctgggCATGGAAACACGTGGTGCACATGCCCGAGGCTTGTGCGGTTTCGACAAGACTATGGCGTGGGATTGATTCAAGGTGGTGTATACACGGAGCTTGAAGTCGATGAGGCGCAGGGGTGGActgatcatctaccatggagtcatgttgaaggtggagctggattgaGGGGCTACGGCGTAAGTTGACGGGGTCGAAGCCTATTCAGCAGGTGGGAAAAAGCGAGTGACATGCAGTTCAGACTGGAGCTCAGTTGTCTGATAAAAGcgtgaaactcgtcatcggtcggtgatgatcggtgatactctgcagtgggggttgagtggtgtgggttggcgacccttgagactcgaccAGGACAGCGGAGTCTCGACGCGGTAATAGCGGCGAGGCATGCGGTATGCACTGGGACATgcagggccggtcctgagattttGGGGGCCCGGGGCGAGACTAAAACTCGGGGCCCTTAATATGGATGCCATAACAACAAaaatgaatatatatatatatataatatttaTTGATAACACTCAAATGCATCTAAATCAGTATGCATATAAAATAATTTATACATATTACCTTTAAAATTTCTTCTAACAATCCTCGATGCAAAGTCAACTATGATGGGATCAATGTCAATATCATCCAATAATTTCTTCTCGATGCATAATGTTGCCAAATCATTTAACCGCTCTGAACCATTGTTTACCTCAGATAGTTCTTCAGTAATTTCAACTTTGTAAGCCAGTCACACTTATAGTAAATAAAACGTGGTAGGCAATGAAGATATTAGGATAACAATCAACTTCTTGGACATGCTCCAAAATATCCATTGCAAACATTACACCATCTGGCAAAGTTAATATTATAACCTTCAATTCAAAAATAAGATCATATACCTGAACATCTCATGAACCATTAAGAGAGAATGTTTGTGCAAGACTCTTCAAGTTCAGTATCATGCAATGACTTCAGGGTGTCCGAGCTCAATAATAATACAAATATTTGGATGCATTTTTCCATAATGCAATCAGGGCCAAGATCGTGCTTGGGCATCATATTGATAACCATGGATGAATTTCAAAAGAAAAACCAAATgtaaaacaaataaaaaaataagcACAAGATTTTAGTCAAAACCAGGGCCTCAAATCTGAGCATTTAAATAAAAACTACCGCAGTTAGGATTTCAGTTGAACATAACTACCACTTTTATTCTACTAATAAACAGGGTCGGTCCTGAGATTTTGGGGGCTATTCATCCAGGATACTAGGAAGTAGGAACCACAATATGAATATAAGATATACCTTGGAGGGTCGAATTATTGATGGATGGAGAGCAAAGCGAGGTTGCACCGGCCGCCGGGGAATTGAAATTGGCCGACGACCTCACTGATTTAGGAATGAAAAACGGATTTAGGG from Triticum urartu cultivar G1812 chromosome 3, Tu2.1, whole genome shotgun sequence encodes:
- the LOC125543342 gene encoding ras-related protein Rab7, translated to MASRRRMLLKVIILGDSGVGKTSLMNQYVNNKFSNQYKATIGADFLTKEVKIDDRLFTLQIWDTAGQERFQSLGVAFYRGADCCVLVYDVNVTKSFEKLNNWREEFLIQASPSDPENFPFVLLGNKIDVDGGNSRTVSEKKAKAWCASKGNIPYFETSAKEGFNVEAAFECIARNAIKNEPEEDIYLPDTIDMGGAGRQQRSSGCEC